In a single window of the Cucumis melo cultivar AY chromosome 11, USDA_Cmelo_AY_1.0, whole genome shotgun sequence genome:
- the LOC103497431 gene encoding red chlorophyll catabolite reductase-like has protein sequence MALMVYASAKPFSLPTLVAAQSCFRARKPARVMRSTSSHMAEGSSSKLKEFPHLSSSQRALMADLINAIEDRFEDRLLPCTLPPDVEYYQNQSGTSEGALLIRSGSPDSSINFILASWLHSQLPTGASLNIASLSAYLRPSTDAPNFLIEFIQISPTSLILILDLPPRKDPVLNPDYLQSFYEDTRLDTYRKTIEELPETRPYVMSSLFFRSLVSPTSIISRIDTESGGPERMEEIIKNHVGPIARDVVRVWVDECACKEREVGMMERVELEKRDKLVKKKTIDIDLGSSLPRLFGQEVADRVVAAIQRVFDEA, from the exons ATGGCGTTGATGGTTTATGCATCCGCAAAACCTTTTAGTCTTCCAACGCTGGTAGCAGCACAATCTTGTTTCAGAGCAAGGAAACCGGCAAGGGTAATGAGGAGCACGTCGTCACACATGGCGGAGGGATCGTCCTCGAAGCTGAAGGAATTTCCGCATCTATCGAGTTCCCAAAGAGCTCTGATGGCCGATCTCATCAACGCTATAGAAGATCGGTTCGAGGATCGTCTTCTTCCTTGTACGCTTCCTCCTGATGTTGAGTATTACCAGAATCAGAGCGGGACTTCGGAAGGCGCTCTTCTCATCAGATCTGGCTCGCCGGACTCTTCG ATCAATTTCATATTGGCAAGTTGGTTGCACAGTCAATTACCAACTGGAGCATCACTAAACATAGCAAGCCTTTCTGCCTACTTGAGACCTTCAACTGATGCTCCAAATTTCCTCATAGAGTTCATCCAAATCTCTCCAACCTCCCTCATTCTCATTCTCGATCTTCCTCCTCGAAAGGATCCCGTCCTCAACCCCGACTATCTCCAATCTTTCTACGAAGACACAAGATTAGACACTTATCGCAAAACCATTGAAGAACTTCCCGAGACTCGACCGTACGTCATGTCCTCGCTTTTCTTTCGCTCCTTGGTTTCTCCAACTTCCATAATTTCTCGTATCGATACAGAATCAGGTGGACCTGAACGCATGGAGGAGATTATAAAGAACCACGTCGGTCCCATTGCGAGAGATGTAGTTCGAGTATGGGTAGATGAATGTGCTTGCAAGGAGAGAGAGGTTGGAATGATGGAAAGAGTTGAACTTGAGAAAAGAGATAAGTTAGTTAAGAAGAAAACTATTGACATAGATTTGGGTTCTAGTTTGCCAAGATTGTTTGGACAGGAAGTAGCTGATAGAGTAGTGGCTGCTATTCAACGAGTCTTTGATGAAGCATGA
- the LOC103497432 gene encoding red chlorophyll catabolite reductase-like yields MGLLAANLISSACCFVPLPPPSPLRFQAKRSSQRVLKAALTSSEKMDSGGQAAPVSKLMEFPHLTAAHTDLMLYLIQTVENGLGDHLLPSTVPTDVEYYENKNGTSQGTLLIRHGIPSSPIDFMIASWLHLKQPQGGAFNITNIAGYMKPSNDIPHFQFELVQCSPTFLIFFLDLLPRTDIILHPDYLTTYYEETGLEKLRQRLAALPEVSPYFSSSLYFRKVVSSTGILVGVKCEESESKRVEEIVREEIGPISKEVMRIWMELCLNGGRELEEDERSLMEKRDLMIKRKAIEMDLSKSMPLQFGEEVANRVLQVIRSAFKTA; encoded by the exons ATGGGTTTATTAGCTGCGAACCTTATTTCGAGTGCTTGTTGTTTTGTTCCTCTCCCGCCGCCGTCGCCGCTGCGTTTCCAAGCAAAAAGAAGTAGCCAACGAGTACTTAAGGCGGCGTTGACGTCATCGGAGAAGATGGATAGTGGTGGGCAGGCGGCGCCAGTGTCGAAGCTGATGGAGTTTCCACATCTGACGGCTGCGCATACAGATCTGATGTTGTATCTAATACAAACCGTTGAGAATGGGTTAGGAGATCATCTTCTTCCTTCGACGGTTCCGACAGATGTGGAGTATTATGAGAATAAAAACGGCACCTCACAGGGCACTCTTCTCATTCGACATGGCATTCCATCTTCTCCG ATTGATTTTATGATAGCAAGTTGGTTGCACTTAAAGCAACCACAAGGTGGCGCATTCAACATAACCAACATTGCTGGCTACATGAAACCCTCAAATGACATTCCTCATTTTCAATTCGAGTTGGTTCAATGTAGCCCTACTtttctcatcttctttcttGACTTGCTTCCTCGAACCGATATCATCCTCCACCCCGACTACCTTACCACCTACTACGAGGAGACCGGCCTCGAGAAGCTTCGACAACGACTTGCCGCCTTGCCAGAAGTGAGCCCTTACTTCTCGTCGTCGCTCTACTTTCGTAAAGTCGTTTCATCGACGGGAATTTTGGTGGGTGTGAAGTGCGAGGAGAGCGAGTCCAAGCGAGTGGAAGAGATTGTTCGGGAGGAGATCGGTCCAATCTCGAAGGAGGTAATGAGGATATGGATGGAGTTGTGCTTGAATGGAGGAAGAGAgcttgaagaagatgaaagaagTTTGATGGAGAAGAGAGATCTTATGATTAAGAGGAAGGCGATTGAGATGGATTTGAGCAAAAGCATGCCTTTGCAATTTGGAGAAGAAGTTGCAAATAGAGTTCTTCAAGTTATTAGAAGTGCTTTCAAAACTGCTTAA